In the genome of Dysgonomonadaceae bacterium zrk40, the window CACGCGCGAGCATGCGGTTGACCGAGCGCAGGTTCAGGGGCTGCCGCCGCGTTTGGTGTCGCTCGATAACCTCGGCGATCACCTCGACGGATAGTTCCGAAAGCCCGCGCTTTCTGCCCTCTCTTTGAGCAAAGCTGATCATGTCCGATGGCAGTACGGGTGAAAGGTTCACGATGTTCAGCCGGGTTTGCAGCGGTTCCGGAATGCCGGCAAGACTGTTCGATGTCAGGATCCAGCCGATCCACGACATATCGAATCTGAGCTGATAAAAGGGGCACTCCCACCGCGCCGCCGTGGCCGGTTCCAGCAATGAAAGCAATGCGTCGGGCAGGCTGCAGCGAGCCCCGTTTGTCGAGACTGCAACGCCCGCCTTCTCGATCTCATCGATAACGATAATCGGATTGGCGACCTTGTGCTGGATCACCGTCTGGATCGGTTTGCCGGGATGCGCCGAACCCCAACCGCGCTGGGAGCCCGCGACAGCAAAAGAGGCCTGTTCGCCAGCCGCGTCAATTGTCCGCAGCGGAACCTGAAGCACTTCGCTTACCTTGCGGGCCCAGACCGACTTGCCAATGCCGGGCGGCCCGTTCAGCAGCAGAGGCGGAAGGCGGAAGCCAGCCATGCCGGAGCGAACGGATAGCCGCATCGCCTGCCAGAACAGCTCTGTCGCGGGCGCCATCCATGGCATTTCCGCATGAAGTGCTGCAGCAATCTCATCAGCGCGTACCTCGCTCTCGATTTCGATCACCTGCACGCCGGTATTCAGCATTTCGATCGCCTTGCGGTCCTCGGGCCGTAGATGCATGATCCCGGACACCTTTTCCCGTCCCTTGATGATCCGTACTGCCCACCGCCTGATCCGTGCCCGGTCGCGACTTGTCACAATGTCTCTCGAGCGATGCCAGTCGTCTTCGTCGGAAAGCTCTTCGACAGACTGCTTGTCCTCGCGCAGCTTGCGTAGGTGGTTTTCAAATCGGTATTCAAGATCGGCTTCGCTGTCGCCGACCGGAAACAGCCTTGCCTCGACAAAGGGGATACGCATCATACTACAATGTCCGGATACAGAAATAGAAGGGAAGAGGCCGCCCGATCACGCGATCTTCGGATGGGTATAATGGGCGGTTGCGACCCGGCCCCAATCGAGGCCTTCAAATAGAGCCTCGAACTGCGCCTTGGTCAGTGTGACCGTGCCGCCCTGCATTTTCGGCCAGACGAAACCGCGGCCCTCGATACGCTTGTAGATCAGCACGAGGCCCGTTCCGTCCCACATCAGCACCTTGGTCTTGTCGCTCCCCTTGGAGCGGAAGACGAAGAAGGCGCCGCAAAATGGATCGAGATCAAAGTTGCGCATCACATGGGCGGCGAGGCCATCCATCCCCTTGCGGAAGTCGACGGGATCGGTGGCGAGATAGATCTTGAAGGTGCTCGACGGAAAGATCATGAGAACTGCCCCGCGACGCGGATCAGTTTCGCCAGATCGGCTTCAGCGATACTCAGAGGGAATTCCAGGCAGACTCCGCCGACAAGCAGCCGTCCACTTGAGCCGCTCTCCCTACTGGGTTCAGCCAAGCGGGGTGGTTCGTGAGCCAGTTTGACTTCGGCAAAAGGCTTGGGCTTTTCACGCCCGTCATGGGTAGCCCGCGCTTCCGCCAGCTTGACCCATTTGCGGACCAGGAAATCTCGTGTGCCGAGTTCAGCGGCGATCAATTTGACCGGGCAGCCATCGTCCCGAACCCGACGGACCGCTTCACGCTTTATCGACTTCGGCCAGATCTTCCTGCCATCGGTCGAAAGCCCGACCTTGAAGCCCCAGATGTCCACTGACGCCATTCTTCCCTCCTGATTTCAAAGGTGAAGAGAGGCCTATCATTGGGACTTTCGGTTCAGCTAGCCAAAAAAAAGGGTAGTTTGTTACGCTTACAGTATATTTCTATATTCGCATTTCTAAAGAAATGCGAACTGGACAAACTGTGCCGAATTTCAATGAACACAGTACTCGCGCTATATAAGCGCATCACCTATTGGAGGCGAGCGTTAGCGGACTCACGCTGAAAA includes:
- a CDS encoding transposase gives rise to the protein MASVDIWGFKVGLSTDGRKIWPKSIKREAVRRVRDDGCPVKLIAAELGTRDFLVRKWVKLAEARATHDGREKPKPFAEVKLAHEPPRLAEPSRESGSSGRLLVGGVCLEFPLSIAEADLAKLIRVAGQFS
- the tnpB gene encoding IS66 family insertion sequence element accessory protein TnpB, which translates into the protein MIFPSSTFKIYLATDPVDFRKGMDGLAAHVMRNFDLDPFCGAFFVFRSKGSDKTKVLMWDGTGLVLIYKRIEGRGFVWPKMQGGTVTLTKAQFEALFEGLDWGRVATAHYTHPKIA